One Malassezia restricta chromosome III, complete sequence DNA segment encodes these proteins:
- a CDS encoding cathepsin D, with amino-acid sequence MLLLPPALALLVGVSFASASQITLSHTDRSNPDSFHAERRSLLNKYAGFAKRHFNSTGQHLDIVDLHYADKQKRASGKTSLRYNTYWTGSILVGSPPQPAPVVFDTGSSDLILDKSFYNPKKSLSANNLNTPFDFSYINLHVYGDIYSDHVAIGDVKADNVPIGHGREDFDGDLTGGKFGLSFSTAENSGFNVKQDPFIWAAKKQNPIQSSSFQFTLRRSGKATLNVGDVDHSELAGPISWADKNTDKSFWRTSVELNGNKIENAIIDSGTNVITGPNDQVKAVLDQLDGVWVEQSPDGTYQGRYSCQNPPNLHFTVAGQTFKLSSDAINFGYAGDKCFLAMGGTLGLNDWILGSPFMELGSVIFNYDTRRMGFAKAR; translated from the coding sequence ATGCTCCTTCTTCCCCCTGCTTTGGCTCTTCTCGTGGGCGTCTCTTTCGCCTCGGCCTCTCAGATCACTCTTTCTCACACTGACAGGTCCAACCCGGACTCCTTCCATGCCGAAAGGCGCTCTCTTCTAAACAAGTACGCCGGCTTCGCAAAGCGTCACTTCAACTCCACCGGCCAACACTTGGACATCGTCGACTTGCATTACGCCGACAAACAAAAACGTGCCTCCGGCAAGACCTCTCTTCGTTACAACACCTACTGGACCGGCTCCATCCTTGTCGGCTCTCCCCCACAACCTGCTCCCGTCGTCTTCGATACCGGCTCTTCCGACCTCATCCTCGACAAGTCCTTCTACAACCCTAAAAAGTCTCTCTCCGCCAACAACCTCAACACTCCCTTTGATTTCTCCTACATCAATCTCCATGTCTACGGCGACATCTACTCCGACCACGTCGCCATAGGCGACGTCAAGGCCGACAACGTCCCCATCGGCCATGGCAGAGAAGACTTTGACGGTGATCTGACTGGCGGCAAGTTTGGCCTCTCCTTCTCCACTGCCGAAAACAGTGGCTTCAACGTCAAGCAGGACCCCTTCATCTGGGCCGCCAAGAAACAGAACCCCATCCAATCCAGCTCTTTCCAGTTCACTCTTCGCCGCAGTGGCAAGGCCACCCTCAAtgtcggcgacgtggacCACTCCGAGCTCGCTGGTCCCATCTCCTGGGCTGACAAGAACACCGACAAGTCCTTCTGGCGAACCTCTGTCGAGCTCAACGGAAACAAGATCGAAAACGCCATCATCGACTCCGGCACCAATGTCATCACCGGCCCCAACGACCAGGTCAAGGCTGTCCTCGACCAGCTCGATGGCGTCTGGGTCGAGCAGTCCCCCGACGGCACCTACCAAGGCCGCTACAGCTGCCAGAACCCGCCCAACTTGCACTTCACCGTCGCCGGCCAGACCTTCAAGCTCTCCAGCGATGCTATCAACTTTGGCTACGCTGGTGACAAGTGCTTTTTGGCTATGGGTGGCACCCTCGGCTTGAATGACTGGATCCTCGGCTCTCCCTTCATGGAGCTCGGCTCCGTCATCTTTAACTATGAtacgcgccgcatgggctTTGCTAAAGCCCGCTAA